In the genome of Raphanus sativus cultivar WK10039 chromosome 4, ASM80110v3, whole genome shotgun sequence, one region contains:
- the LOC108840333 gene encoding S-type anion channel SLAH1-like produces the protein MESLEIPKQEVHIKIDDSISSSKERSTDLPHTKPIVLMSVLSSIHAGYFRISLSLCSQALLWKMMIAPDSPSMSRLQSNLPSLAFHLLWCLALATQVSLCLLYALKCFFFFEIVKEEFSHYIGVNYLYAPSISWLILLQSSPMMEPQCVLYQTLFSVFTLPVLALDTKLYGQWFTTEKRFLSMMANPASQVSVIANLVAARGAAEMGWKECALFLFSLGMIHYLVIFVTLYQRLPGGKNFPTKLRPVFFLFFAAPAMGSLAWNSICGTFDPLTKMLFFLSLFIFMSLVCRPNLFKKAMKRFNVAWWAYSFPITFLALDSVQYAQNVKDQVASGMMLIFSSISVLIFLGVMVLTAANSNRLFRRDHVLSSKTSPKDKEKSSRLSVATLTKAKLVCSSFST, from the exons ATGGAAAGCTTGGAAATTCCTAAGCAAGAAGTTCATATCAAAATTGATGATTCAATATCCAGCAGTAAGGAGAGAAGCACTGACCTTCCTCATACCAAACCCATTGTTCTGATGTCTGTTTTGAGTAGTATCCATGCAGGATATTTTAGAATAAGCCTCTCCCTCTGCAGCCAAGCTCTGCTTTGGAAGATGATGATCGCACCTGATTCACCAAGCATGTCCCGTTTGCAAAGCAATCTCCCGTCTTTGGCGTTCCATCTCCTTTGGTGCCTAGCACTTGCAACACAAGTGTCACTCTGTCTTTTGTACGCGTTGaagtgtttcttcttctttgaaatAGTGAAGGAAGAGTTCTCACATTATATTGGAGTGAACTATCTTTACGCTCCATCAATCTCGTGGCTTATCTTGCTTCAGTCATCTCCAATGATGGAACCACAGTGCGTTTTGTATCAGACATTATTCTCGGTGTTTACTCTCCCAGTATTGGCCCTCGACACAAAGCTTTATGGACAGTGGTTCACAACAGAGAAAAGATTCCTGTCGATGATGGCAAACCCGGCAAGCCAAGTATCAGTAATCGCAAACCTGGTGGCTGCACGGGGAGCTGCAGAGATGGGCTGGAAAGAGTGTGCTCTATTTTTGTTCTCGCTGGGGATGATTCACTATTTGGTTATCTTTGTTACACTTTACCAACGCCTACCGGGCGGTAAGAACTTCCCAACAAAGCTGAGGCCagttttcttcttgttctttgctGCACCAGCCATGGGAAGTCTAGCTTGGAACTCCATTTGTGGAACATTTGATCCTCTAACGAAGATGTTGTTCTTTCTTTCGCTCTTCATTTTCATGTCCTTG GTCTGTAGGCCAAACCTTTTCAAGAAGGCAATGAAAAGATTCAATGTCGCATGGTGGGCTTACTCGTTCCCCATCACCTTTCTTGCTTTAGACTCAGTTCAGTATGCGCAAAATGTGAAAGATCAGGTCGCTTCTGGAATGATGCTTATCTTCTCATCAATCTCCGTTTTGATCTTCCTTGGTGTGATGGTACTGACAGCAGCAAATAGCAATAGACTATTCAGACGTGATCATGTCCTCAGTTCTAAAACTAGTCCAAAAGACAAGGAAAAGTCATCTCGGCTCAGCGTGGCTACGTTAACAAAGGCAAAGCTAGTCTGCTCCAGCTTTTCCACTTAG
- the LOC108834104 gene encoding uncharacterized protein LOC108834104, producing the protein MNLNKVFETMLLEEEDVPVNLPDLPQYSALECNKLSVIGRTLNPDSQRMKDLILDMPRKWQVYDRVRGVALSPTMFQFIFKYEHDLDEVMRKRRSREDDYLKFLLVWVQLRNIPVNHYTKEAIEAFADVLGKVNVVAFDPNKAQSNDYVRVRVFFDVSRPVRKTKVFNLPKGGAVTIRYDFERLQKRCYHCQRLTHEKDKCPILVQQRKDQAVERQHERIAAEEGERRIREERVRKSVQDLKDNPIGQRDFLRLEAPPMIIQDVDKDKGIVFDYSLKNVEEHIAKRKEQGRAKTLTIMSEPWEGRAAADISLEVFDSSTGFSTGVTNANSSGTSKLMGGKRYRPPKRMRRFKPKPRGSFSAEEKGKSIDLETEKTVVKRRAAEVAGEFMRVAKRSNTEVVPHEGLPNQ; encoded by the exons ATGAATCTGAATAAGGTTTTTGAGACTATGTTGTTAGAGGAGGAGGATGTACCGGTCAACTTACCGGATCTACCGCAGTATAGTGCGCTAGAATGCAATAAGTTGAGTGTGATTGGAAGGACTTTAAACCCTGACAGTCAGAGGATGAAAGATTTGATTCTGGACATGCCAAGGAAGTGGCAAGTGTATGATAGAGTTCGTGGAGTCGCTCTATCTCCAACCATGTTTCAAttcatattcaaatatgaacatGACTTGGACGAGGTGATGCGGAAGAGG AGAAGCCGCGAGGATGATTATTTGAAGTTTCTACTGGTGTGGGTTCAACTTCGGAATATTCCAGTGAATCACTACACAAAAGAAGCTATAGAAGCCTTTGCGGATGTGTTGGGAAAAGTGAATGTGGTAGCTTTTGATCCAAACAAGGCGCAGAGCAATGACTATGTCAGGGTTCGGGTTTTCTTTGATGTATCACGACCTGTGAGGAAAACAAAGGTTTTCAACTTACCAAAAGGAGGGGCAGTGACTATTCGTTACGACTTTGAGAGATTGCAAAAAAGATGTTACCATTGTCAACGACTCACTCATGAAAAGGATAAGTGTCCTATCTTAGTCCAACAGAGGAAGGATCAAGCGGTGGAGCGAC AACATGAGAGAATAGCGGCTGAAGAAGGAGAAAGGCGTATAAGAGAGGAAAGGGTGAGGAAGTCTGTTCAGGATTTGAAGGATAATCCGATTGGACAAAGAGACTTTTTGAGGTTGGAGGCTCCCCCTATGATAATACAAGATGTGGACAAAGATAAGGGTATTGTTTTTGACTACTCTTTGAAGAACGTGGAGGAGCATATCGCTAAACGTAAGGAGCAAGGTAGGGCCAAAACTCTTACAATAATGTCGGAGCCATGGGAAGGGAGAGCAGCTGCTGATATTTCTCTGGAAGTTTTCGATAGTTCAACGGGTTTTAGCACTGGTGTTACAAATGCTAACTCTTCCGGGACTTCGAAACTAATGGGAGGGAAGCGGTACAGGCCACCAaagaggatgagaaggttcaaGCCTAAGCCGAGAGGTTCGTTTAGCGCTGAAGAAAAGGGGAAGAGTATTGATCTGGAAACAGAGAAGACTGTGGTCAAGAGAAGAGCTGCAGAGGTTGCGGGAGAATTCATGAGAGTAGCGAAAAGGTCAAACACAGAGGTGGTCCCGCATGAGGGACTGCCCAATCAATAA